One Agrococcus jenensis genomic region harbors:
- the paaA gene encoding 1,2-phenylacetyl-CoA epoxidase subunit PaaA — protein sequence MTLTAPDASATGDLDEAELQARFDALIEADQRIEPRDWMPDAYRKTLIRQISQHAHSEIIGMQPEGNWISRAPSLKRKAILMAKVQDEAGHGLYLYSAAQTLGISRDEMTEQLIESRARYSSIFNYPTPTWADMGAIGWLVDGAAICNQVPLCRASYGPYGRAMVRICKEESFHQRQGFEILLELSQGTEAQHRMAQEAVDRWYWPSLMMFGPPDDESPNSAQSMAWKIKRFSNDELRQRFVSMLVPQAEVLGLTLPDPNLRWNEERGEWDMSEIDWTEFNEVLAGRGPANAQRIQHRRDAHEDGAWVREAAAAYAEKQAARARQAA from the coding sequence ATGACGCTCACCGCACCCGACGCATCCGCCACGGGCGACCTCGACGAGGCCGAGCTGCAGGCCCGCTTCGATGCGCTCATCGAGGCCGACCAGCGCATCGAGCCGCGCGACTGGATGCCCGACGCGTACCGCAAGACGCTCATCCGCCAGATCTCCCAGCACGCCCACTCCGAGATCATCGGCATGCAGCCCGAGGGCAACTGGATCTCGCGCGCCCCGAGCCTGAAGCGCAAGGCGATCCTCATGGCCAAGGTGCAGGACGAGGCCGGCCACGGGCTCTACCTCTACTCCGCCGCGCAGACGCTCGGCATCAGCCGCGACGAGATGACCGAGCAGCTCATCGAGTCACGCGCGCGCTACTCCTCGATCTTCAACTACCCGACGCCGACGTGGGCCGACATGGGCGCGATCGGCTGGCTCGTCGACGGCGCCGCGATCTGCAACCAGGTGCCGCTGTGCCGCGCCTCGTACGGCCCCTACGGCCGCGCGATGGTGCGCATCTGCAAGGAGGAGTCGTTCCACCAGCGCCAGGGCTTCGAGATCCTGCTCGAGCTGAGCCAGGGCACCGAGGCGCAGCACCGGATGGCGCAGGAGGCCGTGGACCGCTGGTACTGGCCGTCGCTCATGATGTTCGGCCCGCCGGACGACGAGTCGCCGAACTCGGCGCAGTCGATGGCGTGGAAGATCAAGCGCTTCTCGAACGACGAGCTGCGCCAGCGCTTCGTCAGCATGCTCGTGCCGCAGGCCGAGGTGCTGGGGCTCACGCTCCCCGACCCGAACCTCCGCTGGAACGAGGAGCGCGGCGAGTGGGACATGTCGGAGATCGACTGGACCGAGTTCAACGAGGTGCTCGCCGGCCGGGGGCCCGCGAACGCCCAGCGCATCCAGCACCGCCGCGACGCGCATGAGGACGGCGCGTGGGTGCGCGAGGCAGCCGCCGCCTACGCCGAGAAGCAGGCCGCGCGCGCCCGCCAGGCCGCCTGA
- the paaB gene encoding 1,2-phenylacetyl-CoA epoxidase subunit PaaB yields MSTPGDVAGEGWPLYEVFVRANRGLSHVHVGSLHAPDDDMALRNARDLYTRRNEGVSVWVVRSSAITTSDPDQKGAFFESPAGKNYRHAKYYEKSAEVPHL; encoded by the coding sequence ATGTCGACACCCGGAGACGTTGCCGGCGAGGGCTGGCCGCTGTACGAGGTGTTCGTGCGCGCCAACCGCGGCCTGAGCCACGTGCACGTCGGGTCGCTCCACGCGCCCGACGACGACATGGCGCTGCGCAACGCGCGCGACCTCTACACGCGCCGCAACGAGGGCGTCTCGGTGTGGGTCGTGCGCTCGAGCGCGATCACGACGAGCGACCCCGACCAGAAGGGCGCCTTCTTCGAGAGCCCCGCGGGCAAGAACTACCGCCACGCCAAGTACTACGAGAAGAGCGCGGAGGTCCCCCACCTGTGA
- the paaC gene encoding 1,2-phenylacetyl-CoA epoxidase subunit PaaC: MTPQPPARDAASVAAAHQADADAVHGDVSVDELELQSELSGADASATATPDVAAYALRLGDDALILSQRLGWWISRAPELEEDMALGNIALDLLGHARSLLHYAGTASGKTEDDLAYWRDEHEFRCAWLFQQPNGDFAHTIARGLIAAIWMQELYTALSRSTDASLAAIAAKSVKEVAYHRDHAVQWTLRLAGGTEESRRRLLVALTDTWPYTDELFRDDDLHDRLGDIAPRPSSLRAGFDEIWTAVLAEAEISEADFTNSKIGQSSGGGRHGHHSTHLGPLLAEMQVLARRHPGASW; encoded by the coding sequence GTGACTCCCCAGCCCCCGGCCCGCGACGCCGCATCCGTCGCCGCCGCCCACCAGGCCGACGCCGACGCCGTGCACGGCGACGTCTCGGTCGACGAGCTCGAGCTGCAGTCCGAGCTGTCCGGCGCGGATGCGTCGGCGACGGCGACGCCCGACGTCGCGGCGTACGCGCTCCGGCTCGGCGACGACGCGCTCATCCTCTCCCAGCGGCTCGGCTGGTGGATCTCGCGCGCCCCGGAGCTCGAGGAGGACATGGCGCTCGGCAACATCGCGCTCGACCTGCTCGGGCACGCGCGCTCGCTGCTGCACTACGCCGGCACCGCATCCGGCAAGACCGAGGACGACCTCGCCTACTGGCGCGACGAGCACGAGTTCCGCTGCGCGTGGCTCTTCCAGCAGCCGAACGGCGACTTCGCGCACACGATCGCTCGCGGCCTGATCGCGGCGATCTGGATGCAGGAGCTCTACACGGCGCTGTCGCGGTCGACGGATGCGTCGCTCGCCGCGATCGCGGCGAAGTCGGTGAAGGAGGTCGCGTACCACCGCGACCACGCCGTGCAGTGGACGCTCCGGCTCGCGGGCGGCACCGAGGAGTCGCGCCGCCGCCTGCTCGTCGCGCTCACGGACACCTGGCCGTACACCGACGAGCTCTTCCGCGACGACGATCTGCACGACCGCCTCGGCGACATCGCGCCGCGGCCGTCGAGCCTGCGCGCCGGCTTCGACGAGATCTGGACCGCTGTCCTCGCAGAGGCGGAGATCTCCGAGGCCGACTTCACGAACTCGAAGATCGGCCAGTCGTCGGGCGGCGGCCGCCACGGCCACCACTCCACGCACCTCGGCCCGCTGCTCGCCGAGATGCAGGTGCTCGCGCGCCGCCACCCCGGAGCATCGTGGTGA
- the paaD gene encoding 1,2-phenylacetyl-CoA epoxidase subunit PaaD, translating into MDGLDSRASGGRLDQRAREAWRIAAAVTDPEVPVLTIEDLGVLRDVRMEGQTTVVTLTPTYSGCPAIDQMRDDVLLALTVEGFRDVRVDFTLSPAWTTDWMSDAGKAKLEAYGIAPPTHRAGERQGPIPLSLGVKCPRCGSLRTREVSRFGSTACKSHFECLACLEPFDHFKVH; encoded by the coding sequence GTGGATGGTCTCGACTCGCGCGCCTCCGGCGGGCGGCTCGACCAGCGTGCCCGGGAGGCGTGGCGCATCGCCGCGGCCGTCACCGACCCCGAGGTGCCGGTGCTCACGATCGAGGACCTCGGCGTGCTCCGCGACGTGCGCATGGAGGGGCAGACCACCGTCGTCACCCTCACGCCCACTTACTCCGGCTGCCCGGCGATCGACCAGATGCGCGACGACGTGCTGCTCGCGCTCACCGTCGAGGGCTTCCGCGACGTGCGCGTCGACTTCACCCTCTCCCCCGCCTGGACGACCGACTGGATGAGCGACGCGGGCAAGGCGAAGCTCGAGGCGTACGGCATCGCGCCGCCCACGCACCGCGCGGGCGAGCGGCAGGGCCCGATCCCGCTCTCGCTCGGGGTGAAGTGCCCGCGCTGCGGGTCGCTGCGCACGCGCGAGGTCTCGCGCTTCGGCTCCACCGCCTGCAAGTCGCACTTCGAGTGCCTCGCGTGCCTCGAGCCGTTCGACCACTTCAAGGTGCACTGA
- the paaE gene encoding 1,2-phenylacetyl-CoA epoxidase subunit PaaE translates to MAAINLGSSTSRKRARFHELEVAAVRPLTESAVEVTFAVPEALHDDFGYVAGQHLALRATIDGHEVRRSYSICRPPTPGSISVAIKRDLGGRFSTWANAELQPGARIDVMVPQGTFTSALDEVDGAHVVGIAAGSGITPMMALAHEVLSRSATSTFSLLFSNRSTLDVMFIEELADLKDRYPSRLALHHVLSREQRAAPLMSGRIDEERLERILTDLIRPDTVDEWFLCGPFELVQLCRDVLAAKGVDPSHVRFELFTTGKPDAAGGDRGRPVQVDAGEDTWTLDFTLDGQSTQVESPLSARESILNAALRVRPDVPFACAGGVCGTCRAKVVSGSVTMTENYALEPDEIARGYVLTCQSHPKSDTAKVVVDYDV, encoded by the coding sequence GTGGCCGCCATCAACCTGGGCTCGAGCACGTCGCGCAAGCGCGCCCGCTTCCACGAGCTCGAGGTCGCCGCCGTGCGACCGCTCACCGAGAGCGCCGTCGAGGTCACGTTCGCCGTGCCCGAGGCGCTGCACGACGACTTCGGCTACGTCGCCGGCCAGCACCTGGCGCTCCGCGCGACGATCGACGGCCACGAGGTGCGCCGCTCCTACTCGATCTGCCGCCCGCCGACCCCCGGCTCGATCTCGGTCGCGATCAAGCGCGACCTCGGCGGCCGCTTCTCGACCTGGGCGAACGCAGAGCTGCAGCCCGGCGCGCGCATCGACGTGATGGTGCCGCAGGGCACGTTCACCTCGGCGCTCGACGAGGTCGACGGCGCGCACGTCGTGGGCATCGCGGCCGGCAGCGGCATCACGCCGATGATGGCGCTCGCGCACGAGGTGCTCTCGCGCTCCGCGACGTCGACCTTCTCGCTGCTGTTCTCGAACCGGTCGACCCTCGACGTCATGTTCATCGAGGAGCTCGCCGACCTCAAGGACCGCTACCCCTCGCGGCTCGCGCTGCACCACGTGCTCTCGCGCGAGCAGCGTGCCGCCCCGCTCATGTCGGGCCGCATCGACGAGGAGCGGCTCGAGCGCATCCTGACCGACCTCATCCGCCCCGACACCGTCGACGAGTGGTTCCTCTGCGGGCCGTTCGAGCTCGTGCAGCTGTGCCGCGACGTGCTCGCCGCGAAGGGCGTCGACCCGTCGCACGTCCGCTTCGAGCTGTTCACGACGGGCAAGCCGGATGCGGCGGGAGGCGACCGCGGACGTCCCGTGCAGGTCGATGCCGGCGAGGACACCTGGACGCTCGACTTCACGCTCGACGGGCAGTCGACGCAGGTCGAGTCGCCGCTGTCGGCGCGCGAGTCGATCCTCAACGCCGCGCTGCGCGTGCGACCTGACGTGCCGTTCGCGTGCGCGGGCGGCGTGTGCGGCACGTGCCGCGCGAAGGTCGTCTCGGGCAGCGTCACGATGACCGAGAACTACGCGCTCGAGCCCGACGAGATCGCGCGCGGCTACGTGCTCACCTGCCAGTCGCATCCGAAGTCCGACACGGCCAAAGTCGTCGTCGACTACGACGTGTAG
- a CDS encoding NUDIX domain-containing protein, producing the protein MAQEIDAPAGVPGVDIPDRRGRTGLDRAGRDLDRNPRVVVTDVRLLTSNWFVTRATTLELQHSDGSWSTQERETYDRGDGACILLYDEGARTVLLTRQFRYPAYVNEHPDGMLIEAAAGLLDADEPEAAIRRETEEELGHRVGPVEHVFDVYMSPGSVTERLHCFAAPYDRGSVIAGSRHGVAAEGEDTEVVELDIDDALARIGADIVDAKTIMLLQWAALRGPFSDRARAEAAE; encoded by the coding sequence ATGGCCCAGGAGATCGATGCGCCCGCCGGCGTGCCCGGCGTCGACATCCCGGACCGCCGCGGCCGCACGGGCCTCGACCGCGCCGGCCGCGACCTCGACCGCAACCCGCGCGTCGTCGTCACGGACGTGCGCCTGCTGACCTCGAACTGGTTCGTCACGCGGGCGACGACGCTCGAGCTGCAGCACTCGGACGGCAGCTGGTCGACGCAGGAGCGCGAGACCTACGACCGCGGCGACGGCGCCTGCATCCTGCTCTACGACGAGGGCGCGCGGACCGTGCTGCTCACGCGCCAGTTCCGCTACCCCGCCTACGTGAACGAGCACCCCGACGGCATGCTCATCGAGGCCGCCGCGGGGCTCCTCGACGCCGACGAGCCCGAGGCCGCCATCCGGCGCGAGACCGAGGAGGAGCTCGGGCACCGCGTCGGCCCCGTCGAGCACGTGTTCGACGTGTACATGAGCCCCGGCTCCGTCACCGAGCGGCTCCACTGCTTCGCGGCGCCGTACGACCGCGGATCCGTCATCGCCGGCTCGCGGCACGGCGTCGCGGCGGAGGGCGAGGACACCGAGGTGGTCGAGCTCGACATCGACGACGCGCTCGCGCGCATCGGGGCCGACATCGTCGACGCCAAGACGATCATGCTGCTGCAGTGGGCTGCGCTCCGCGGTCCCTTCTCGGACCGTGCGCGCGCCGAGGCGGCCGAGTGA
- a CDS encoding enoyl-CoA hydratase/isomerase family protein, protein MIDLTITDDIAEVVLDAPDRRNALDASALQELSDAYAAAERAGVRALLLRGEGRAFCAGRDISQVDPRTDDAIGFLRGSLQPLLQRMAAFPAPTFAVAHGACLGIGLGLLIATDVVYVAESAKVGSPFAALGATLDSGGHALFYERLGAHRTLDLIYSGRLMTGAEAVALGLFSQSFPDDEVLAATRAAAAHAGAGPTLAYLASKEIIRGLRDERMGLWQAVDAENIAQAALAQTPDFREGFAAFQQKRTPAFTGRTEVGDRE, encoded by the coding sequence ATGATCGACCTCACCATCACCGACGACATCGCCGAGGTCGTGCTGGACGCGCCCGATCGGCGCAACGCGCTCGACGCATCCGCGCTGCAGGAGCTGTCGGACGCCTACGCGGCCGCCGAGCGCGCCGGCGTGCGCGCGCTCCTGCTGCGCGGCGAGGGCAGGGCCTTCTGCGCGGGGCGCGACATCTCGCAGGTCGACCCCCGCACCGACGACGCGATCGGCTTCCTGCGTGGCTCCCTGCAGCCCCTCCTGCAGCGGATGGCGGCCTTCCCCGCCCCGACGTTCGCGGTCGCGCACGGCGCGTGCCTCGGCATCGGGCTCGGGCTGCTCATCGCCACCGACGTCGTCTACGTCGCCGAGTCGGCGAAGGTCGGCAGCCCGTTCGCGGCGCTCGGCGCGACGCTCGACTCGGGCGGCCACGCCCTCTTCTACGAGCGGCTCGGCGCCCACCGCACGCTCGACCTCATCTACTCGGGCCGGCTCATGACCGGCGCCGAGGCGGTCGCGCTCGGACTCTTCTCGCAGTCGTTCCCCGACGACGAGGTGCTGGCGGCGACGCGCGCCGCGGCCGCGCACGCGGGGGCCGGCCCGACGCTCGCCTACCTCGCCTCGAAGGAGATCATCCGCGGGCTCCGCGACGAGCGGATGGGCCTGTGGCAGGCCGTCGACGCCGAGAACATCGCGCAGGCGGCGCTCGCCCAGACGCCCGACTTCCGCGAGGGCTTCGCCGCCTTCCAGCAGAAGCGCACCCCCGCCTTCACCGGCCGGACCGAGGTCGGCGACCGGGAGTAG